A single genomic interval of Paralichthys olivaceus isolate ysfri-2021 chromosome 7, ASM2471397v2, whole genome shotgun sequence harbors:
- the galk2 gene encoding N-acetylgalactosamine kinase → MATNPPKLKTNFTGNERLQNLKNTFEKKYGESPLFYAYAPGRVNLIGEHIDYCGYSVLPMAIEQNILTAVSVNSSGMIQLANMNPQFQDFTVSCLEDIAIDRDNPKWYYYFLCGVKAIQEKFGVARLSGMSCVVDGTVPPSSGLSSSSALVCCAGLVTMEANQKSLSKLALAEICAKCENYIGTEGGGMDQSISFLAEEGTAKLIEFQPLRATDVKLPDGAVFVISNCCREMNKAASSHYNIRVVECRIATKMLAQARGLDSSRLLKLSEAQKELRASLEEMLALVEEVLHPEPYTREEICKVLQITSEQFSTELLSANTQHMTHFKLHQRAKHVYGEAARVLQFKAVCDSEPAESVQLLGDLMNQSHASCRDLYECSCPELDQLVDICLKSGAVGSRLTGAGWGGCAVSMVPNEKVESFLHAVREAYYLPDPRRAAMEKQSLFVTKPGGGAAIFLE, encoded by the exons ATGGCAACTAACCCACCGAAGTTAAAGACCAACTTTACCGGAAATGAAAG GCTGCAAAACCTGAAGAATACTTTTGAAAAGAAATATGGAGAATCTCCTCTCTTCTATGCATATGCACCAGGAAGAGTGAATCTGATAG GAGAGCACATTGATTACTGCGGCTATTCTGTGCTTCCAATGGCCATTGAACAGAATATCCTCACTGCAGTGTCAGTGAACAGTTCAGGGATGATCCAGCTGGCCAACATGAATCCTCAGTTCCA GGATTTCACTGTGTCATGTTTAGAGGACATCGCCATAGACAGAGACAATCCAAAGTggtattattattttctctgtggAGTTAAAGCTATTCAG GAGAAGTTTGGAGTCGCTCGTCTCTCTGGGATGTCGTGTGTCGTTGATGGAACGGTTCCTCCGAGCTCTGGTCTGTCCAGCTCCAGTGCCTTAGTTTGTTGTGCCGGGCTTGTAACGATGGAGGCAAATCAGAAATCCCTCTCGAAG TTGGCTCTTGCTGAGATCTGTGCCAAGTGTGAGAACTACATTGGCACAGAGGGAGGAGGCATGGACCAGTCCATCTCGTTCCTGGCTGAGGAAGGAACT GCAAAGCTGATAGAGTTCCAGCCTCTGCGGGCCACTGATGTCAAGCTCCCAGATGGTGCCGTGTTTGTGATCTCCAACTGCTGCAGGGAAATGAACAAAGCTGCTTCCTCTCACTACAACATCCGTGTGGTGGAGTGTCGAATCGCTACAAAG ATGCTGGCACAGGCGCGGGGTTTGGACTCGAGCAGACTGCTGAAGCTGTCTGAAGCGCAGAAAGAGCTGCGAGCCTCCCTGGAGGAGATGCTGGCTCTGGTGGAAGAGGTGCTGCATCCTGAGCCGTACACCCGAGAGGAGATCTGCAAGGTGCTGCAAATCACCTCTGAGCAGTTCTCCACGGAGCTGCTGAGCGCTAACACCCAGCATA tGACGCACTTTAAGCTGCACCAGCGAGCCAAGCATGTGTATGGTGAAGCAGCGCGGGTGCTGCAGTTTAAGGCCGTGTGCGACTCTGAACCTGCTGAGTCCGTACAGCTGCTGGGAGACCTGATGAACCAGAGCCATGCGAGCTGCAGAGACCTGTACGAGTGCAGCTGCCCTGAACTGGATCAGCTGGTCGACATCTGTCT GAAGTCAGGGGCTGTGGGCTCCCGACTGACCGGGGCAGGCTGGGGCGGCTGTGCCGTATCCATGGTTCCCAATGAGAAAGTGGAGTCTTTCTTGCACGCTGTTCGAGAGGCTTACTACCTTCCTGATCCACGCAGAGCCGCGATGGAAAAACAAAGTTTGTTTGTGACAAAGCCGGGTGGAGGAGCTGCAATTTTCCTGGAGTGA